The DNA window agccccctcctccctctgaccCAGGAGTCCCGGCCCCTAGTCCCTCCTTCCTCGGGTCCCAGACTTCTCGTCCTTCAGAACCAAGGAGTCTGAACTCTCAAATCCCCAACCTTCCTCAAGACCCAAGGATCGGGTCAGCAAACAGCCTAGGTATGTGGGGCCAGAAACTCCATTCACGACCATTCTGCGACCGTCTACGCCCAGGGTTCCCACCCCGACTCAGTCCCTCTGGAGGCGGGTCCGACACGCGAGGCGCTTCTTTGGAGTCTGGCTGCGAAAGCTATCCATGACGTCAGTCACTATCTTCCAGCCAATGGACACTCGGCCTTCTACCTCCCTGGGCCACTCAGGACCCTTTGCCTGGTAGGCGGGGCCCACAGCCCAACTCGGACAGCGATAGGCTTTCGGAGACGCCAGTCTCTGCCAGGCCCCGTCAGTCGGCCAATAGACGCGGAACCTGAGGGAGCGGAATCCAGGTCCACTCCGCAGACGCCGGAGCAGGCTCGCGAGGGAACCGGTTCTCCGGGTCTGGCCGGGTAAGCCCTTTCCAGCACGCCTAGTATTGGGATTCTGCACATAGCTCGGCTGGGAAACTGTGAGGCTTAGTGAGGCTCGAGGCGGAGTGGGGAGCTCAGTCCCGGCGAACCCATCTTGCTTTCTTGGAGAAACTCAGACCGGGATGCTGGATCTAGTTATTCATCCATCCGTTCCTCCCACCCTAAGCCTGATTCTCGTCTGCTCCTGCCTTCCTGCTCCTTCATCCGTTCTGCCCTTCCTGCCCTCAATTCTTTCACTCACGGATTCCCTCGTCTAGCCACTCACTCACACACTCTCCCACCTATTAGTTAGACAAACATTTCCTGAGGCTTCTGGTGTGCCAAGCCTCGTGCTGGGCGATGCTGGTGACCGAGATGAGTCAGGCCTGGGCCGTACCCTCAAGGAGCCCGGGTCAAATGGGAGGTTGGACGTTGATGGGCATGGGTGTGCGGAGACGGTGGGGAGCCCAGGAGAGACTTTTTTGAGTTTGGCGTGGTCGGGAAAGGGTTTCCAGGGGAGGGGCCATTGGAGCTGGATCTTGGAGGAGCAGAACGTGCCAGGCAAAGTGGAGATGCCAGGCAAAATGGGTGTGGGGAGGGTGTTTCAGCGTGACCAAAGACAGGGAGGCATGCAGGAGCAGTACTGCATGCAGGTGCCTAAGCTGAAGGCCAGTCAAGTCTGTATGGCCAGCAGGGGAACTGTAAGGCTGGAGGAGGCCGAAGAGATGAGTAGAGGCCAGGCTGAGGAGCTTGGACTTTGTCCTGAGGGTGAGGGGGTCGTGGAGAGCCACGGAAGGGTTGAGAGTAGCGGAGGACAAGGTCATAGTTGGTCCAGAACTGGAGGAATGAGACTGGAAGCCAGTAGCCCAGGAGGTGGCTCTGGCAGGGATTCAGGTAGGAGAGAGTGGAGCGTGGATCAGGGAAGAGGCCGAGGGGATAAGACAGAGATTCAGGAGGCAAGGcttggtgctgtggctcatgtctgtaatcccagcactttgggaaattgcagtgggaagatcacttgagccaaggagttcaagagcagcctgggcaacatagtgacagcctcatctctacaaaaaattagccaggtgtggccaggcgcagtggctcactcctgtagtctcagcactttgggaggccgaggcaggtggatcacgaggtcaggagttcaagaccagcctggccaagatggtgaaaccccgtctttactaaaaatgcaaaaaattagccaggcttggtggtgggcacctgtaatcccagctactcgggaggctgaggcagaaaattgcttgaacccaggatggggaggttgcagtgagctgagattgcgccactgcactccagcctgggccatagagtgagactcaaaaaaaaaaaaaaaaaaaaagaaaagaaaaagaaaaattagtcaggtgtggtggtgcatgcctatggtcccagctactgaggaggctgaagcaggaggatcacttgagcctgggaagttgaggctgcagtgaaccaagacggtgccactgcactccagcctgcacaagagtgagaccttatctcaaaaaaaaaaaaaaaaaaaaaagaaaaagaaaaagaaaaataaggagattcaggaggcagagagaacagAAAGTGGGGATTGATGGGCTATGGGACAAGGGGTTGTCCAGGATGAGACCCAGAGCTCtagtctggaggacagtggagcCATCCCTGAGGTGGGGACAGGAAAGAGGAGCAGGTTGATGGGTAGTGACTGTTTTGACAGAAGTGAGCAAGGGGGTTCTATGAGTTGGTCAAGGAGAGCGGTGACTCAGCCCAGTGGATCTGGACCTTCAGGAAGAGTTCTGGGCTATAGCTCCCTGCCCCAGCACAGGCCCTGACTCAGAAGTCACTTGCTGGGTGAACGAGGACCTCTGAGCTGAGGATCCCTTGCTTCGCATCCTGCGAGGAAACCGCTTTGTTGTTTCTGCGTCTTCAGTCTCTCCCACCGCTCCAGCATTCAAACATGTCCATCATCTCTAAACACGTGCCCTGTATCAAGCTCTCTTGTGGTGCCCACTGGCTCAATCCCTTACCTTCCACTCCCTCTTCAACCCACTATGTCTGGCTGCCCAACGGCCATGACCCTGCAGTGGCTCTGGACAAGGTCACTGAGGTCACCTGCTCATTGCTGAGACCTGAAGGTAACATTTCAATCCTCATCTGAACTGGTCCACTCCCTGAAACTCCCTTCACCCTACATCCTCCTTCCTGGCTAGCTTCCTCCCTCTCCGGCTGCTCCTTAGAACCCGCCAGACTTGCCTTCCActgcccacccctgcccacccctgcccaccccttTACTAGGGGTGTGATCCTCAGGGCTGTCTCTGTCCTGGCCCTCTTGTTGCTTGTCCCACCTGCCCAGGCTTCCTGGAAATGTTCCAGTCCCTTGGTTCCATCtagactgcattttttttttttttgagacagagtctcattctattgcccaggctggagtgcagtggcgcagtctcagcccactgcaacctctgcctcccaggttcaagcgattctcttgcctcgacctcccaattagttgggattacaggcgtgcaccaccacacccggctaatttttgtatttttagtagagacggggtttcgccatgttggccgggctggtcttgaactcctgacctcaggtgatccacccacctcggcctccgaaactgctgggattacaggcgtgagccaccacacccagccccagacTGCACTTCTGACCCTTGTTGCCTCCTGGATTGTCTTCCTGAGACCTTCCAGCTCACCATGTCCAGAATGGCCCTCAGCAGGTCCCGCctatcacacacacacctgaGCCTCCTCCCATTGAAGAGACAGCTTCACTGTCCACCTGCTCCCATGGCCAGACCTGGGTGTCATCTCTGTCCCCTTGCTGTCCTACAGGACAGCACCTCATCAGTAGGTGCTGTTCTTCCCACCTTTTATGGCTCTGGGACGCTCCACCTACACTCCCTACCCTCACGGCTCCTGCCCCAGCTCAGGCCTCCTCCTTGGCCTGTAGGGCTCCAGTTTTGCCCTTTCCTGTCCATCCCCCAGTGTCCCAGCAGGATCTTTTAGTGCCCTGAGCTGACCCTGGCTCTTTCCTGCTCAAAGCGCTCCTgtggctccccactgccctccagtttAGTCCAAATCGTACTCCAGGCTCTTCAGGCCCTGCTCCTGCTGACCACTCCAGGCCCCTCACGCCCCTCCCCACTTTGCACCTGACCTTCTGGTCAGGTGGAAGCTTTTTCTAGCCAGGTGGCAGCTTTGATCACTGCCAGCTGGCTCTCACAACCTGGCATGTTTTTTCTTCCTAGCAGACTTTTGTTCATCCTTTAGTGTCAAGCTCAGATCACCACCTCTGTGAAGCCCTCCCTGACTACCACAGGTGGAACCCCTGGGGACTGTGACACCCTGTGTCTGTTCTTCCACCCTCTCTGAATCCAGGATCAGAAGCCCTTTGAAGGCACGACCTGGGTATAAATCATCTCAACTCCAAACTCAGGACTTACAAGGGGCCAGAGAGTTGGTCCAAGAGCTGATTGTCACAGCTGGACAGAGCTTGcatttccagtttttgtttttttggaaacagggtccaACTCTTGCCTAagttggagcgcagtggtgcgatcatagctcactgcaacctcaaactcctgggcttaagtgatcttcctgcctcaccctcctgagtagctaggactacaggagtgtgccaccacgcccggctaatttttaaatgttttttgtagagactggtctatgttgcccaggttggtctcaaacccctggactcaagctatcctcctgtcttgcctcccaaagtgctggtattacaggcgtgaacctccGTGCCCGGCTGCATTTACAGTATTTTGAGCGCCAGTTCGTTTCTGATTTCCTGCTAACTTTGCTCCAGTTCTGCAGGGTGTCTGGGTCACTGGAGCCTATGAGACCCAagagattatttttaacttttatatccCCCTGATGGATGCTGAGCCTGGTCTCCCTGGGACCAGGGTGAGTCCAGCTAACCGAAGGTCTTCAAGGGGAGGAGCTGAGGACCCAGCATCTCCTGGCAGTGTACCTGGATGAAGTCCGAGGGGAGGTGGGTCTGGGTTACCAAGGAGTCCACTCCCTTCTGGTCCCAAAAATCCAGGCCCCCATACCCCTCATTCCAGGTTTCTTAGTTCCCAGCCGCTTGAGTCCGAGGCTGCCCCCTGGTGGGCAAACACCCCACCGTATTTGAGAGAGGCCAAACtaattaaatacttttatttacaagaaataaaccaACCAAGCGACCTGCAAGGGAGGGCCAGTCCCCGTCCCTGCGGCGgtcgcagcagcagcagcaaaaggCAGCGGTGGCGTGCAGGTCCAGCCGTCTCGGTGACCGGTGTGTGTGCGCGTCCCCCTCCCCGTGGCGGGGGTCTCAGCTTTCGGGCCCGGGCCCCCGCCTCGCCCCCTTGCCACCCCCGACTTAAGTAAGGCACAGCCCGCGTCCCCTTCCGCCCGGCCCGGAACGCATTCATGACGGAGGCCGGCGCAGATGGGAACAACAGGCTTTTAGTGTCGCCCCCCGCAACCCCGTCTCCCCGCGCGGCCCGGCTCCGGCGGGCGGCTCACACCGGCGGCGGGGCGGGCGCGGGCCCGGCGGGCGGAGTGAGGACGAGGCGGATGCGCTCCACGCACAGCTCTGCGGCCTGGCGCGTCTCGCGGCACAGCGCCGCCAGGGTCAGGAAGCCGTGCGGCAGGTCCTCCACCACGCGCAGCGTCACCGGCTGGCCCAGGTTGCGCAGTCGCCGCGCGAGCATGACCGAGTCATCCAGCATGGGGTCCAGCGCGCACGCCTACGGGACAGCGGGGACGGACGTGGAGAGAGGGTGGAGGACCGACAGACCGGGGTCGGGTACAGCGAGGAGGGGTTTGATGAACAAAGGGAGCGGGAAATATGGACACAGACAGGAGTGGACGGAGGCAGGAGACGGTGGGTGAGGAGTTGGGGAGAGAATGGAGGGAATGGGGGGAGTTGTGGGAAGAATGGGAGAATGACTTTAACTGCGATCCCTGGCCTctctccagcctctccctccccaccccgccaaacccacctttttttctcttgattctcCAAGCCCAAGGGGCTGCCCCACTGATCCTGTCTCTTGGTACTCAAAATTGCAAAGTAAAACGGAGGCAGCCCTGACTCCTGTCCTCCTCCCGTTCGTTCGGGGCATTGTTCTCCTCTGGGGACAGCCTGTCCCTTTCTCCCCACTCCGGAGCTCTCTTTCCCAGGTGCACCCGTGCCCGGTCCCGCTCCTCCCTGGGTGCCCTGCTCCTCTCTAAATGCACCTGTACCGGCCCCCTCTGGCGCTCACCACGATGTGCACAGGTGGCAGGCTCTTGAGCATGCTGTCGGGTGCCAGCAGCGGCGACATGAAGGGGTTCTTGACTATGGGCGAGGAGTAGAGGGGCATCTGTGTGGCACCCTGGCTGGAGCGTCGGGGGTGGAAACCCTCGGGGAAGGCGGCATGGACGCCCAGGCCTCTGTCCATGGGGCTCAGCTCATTTTTGGCCTCAGCCTCTTCCCCTGCATCCTCAGGTGGTAATAAGAAGTTGACATCGGAGGGTGTGGAGGGGCCAAGTGTCTCAGCTGACAGCGACATCTCTGGGGTGTCCGACGACGTCTCGGAGTTTCCCCTCAGGCTTAAGTCCCTCAGGGTCAGGTTCCTGAGGGAATCCGTGCCCAGTGGGCCCTGGGGCTGGGCCAGCGCTGCTTCAGACACACTGCGGCGCATCGGCTCTGAGAGAGGGGGAGCAGATAGGCCTGGCTCCGTTAGTTTAGGTGTGTGTGTGGCTGGCAGGGAATGCCATGGGAAGGGCAGTCGCCTGTGGAGCGCTGTGAAAGGCTGTGTTTCCCCAGACTCTTGCCTAGGGGATGGGTGGAGTTCCAGATGCCCCAGGTAGTCATGGTGGGGGTCTTGGCAGTGGGGCTGTGTGTCCTAGtgaaggatgtgtgtgtgtgtgtgtgtgtgtgtgtgtgtgtgtgtgtgtctgggaagATTAGGTGCAGTTTACCTCTAGGaacctattttttcttctagatcaaggaaatgaaaatagtCCTTGGTTCATAGGTGGCAGGACTCAGTGGGATAAGATGTGGGATTAGGTACCGCTACCCACTGGGgatcataatatatatatatatatattttttttttttttttttttttttttttttgagacaatgtctcgctctgtcacccaggctggagtgcagtggcgagaacatggctcactgcaacctctacctcccaggttcaagtgattctcgtgcctcagcttcccgagtagctgggactataggcatgtgccaccatgcccgggtaatttttgtgtttttttagcagagatggggttttgccatgttggccaggctgttctcgaattcctggcctcaagtgatctgctcgcctcggcctcccatagtgctgggattacacttaCCACAAGGTGAAAATGGATCAAAATGATTTGAATAGTAAGCAGGCCCAGTGGCTTGAAGGGAGGCTCTGTTCACAGGGAGCTAACAAGTCTCCAGGGTGTCTCACATTTCTAGGGGTCTGGCACCTGTAGCCACACGGATCTGCTTCCCTAAATTTCCTTTGTGTTCTTCAGTTTTATCCCTTCACGTGACCAGGCAAGCAAGTGCCCAAACGATGCTAAAGATACACTTCCAGCCCACCTGGCGTGCCCAGCTTGGCCTCAGCTCTGTCCATTTTATCAGACCCACACTGCCTACCATGAGGGCCAAGATGCTACAGTTTtagttttttactttatttttatttttatttttgagatggagtcttgctctgtcacccaggctggagcgcagtggtgcgatctcggctcactgcaacctccgcctcccaggttcaagcaattctcctgccacagcctcctgagtagctgggattacaggcatgccaccatgcccagttactttttgtatttttttttttttttttttgagacagtctcactctgttacccaggctcgagtgcagtgtcgtgatctcggctcactgcaacctcgtctcttgggttcaagtgattctcctgcctcagcctcctgagtagctgggattacaggtgcgtgccatcatgcctggcccatttttgtatttttaatagagatggggtttcactatgttggccaagctggtctccaaccctgacctcaagtgattcccctgcctcggcttcccaaagtgttgggattatgggcgtgagccaccacacccagccttactTGTCTTTATAAATCTACGAAGGCGAGGTGCAAAACAATGTGAGAATAACTACTTAAGTGCTTTGTGGCCCAGAGGGTCACTGGAACAGAATGGGCACACCAGGGGTGCTGGCATCTTCTAATAGCACCTACTGGGTGCCACGTATTGTACTGGCCACTTGACCCAAATGGTTGGAGGCAGACCTCAGCACAGCCCAGTAAGGGtactcttttttttagttttttttttttgagacaaggtatcgctctgtcacccaggctggagtacagaggctctgtcttggctcactgcaacctctgctacccaggttcaagcgattctcatgcttcagcctctccgggagctgggactacaggtgtatgccaccacaccctgctaatttttgtatttttttgtagagaaggggttttgccgtgttggccaggctggtctcgaactcctgacctcaagtgatctgcctaccttggcctcccaaagtgctgggattacaggcgtgcaccaccacacctggctaatttctttgtacttttactagagacagggtttcgtcatgttgaccaggctgatcttgaacccctgacctcaagtgatctgcccacctcagcctcccaaagtgctgggattgcaggtctgaaccaccatgcccagcatctTCCCTGGGACTTTTGCTGTGCTAGGCTGTCCCTCCTGCTCACCCTGGCTAGGCATGTGACAGGAGTGAATCACTCACCTGCTATGGGCTCCGACATCTTCTGGGACTTGCGTCCACTTAACTCCAGGAAGGAGTTGAGCCACGAGGAGGCACCCAGGCGGAAGTCTCGGAGGAGCAGGGCTGTGTCCCGCCGCACCAGCCCCATCATGCCGAGGGCTTTCTGGTCTGAGTTGGAGTGGTCCTCTGTCTTTGCACCTGCAGAGTATATGCGGGTATCTGAGTTGTTTTCCCCTTTCTGGGCCCAGTCTTAATGCCCAGAATTTcaggcatctgtggtcccagggACCCAAGAATATCCAATCGCTTCAAAAGGGataaggaggctgggcacagtggctcatgcctgtagtcccagtactttgggaggccaaggcgagaggatggcttgagcccaggagttcaagacctgcctgggcaacatagcaaaaaacacaaaaattagctgggcgtggtcacggtggtgcacacctgtagttccagctacttgggaagctgaggcaggatgattgcttcagcctgggaggtcgaggctgcagtgaggtgtgtttgagccactgcactcagcctgagcGACATGACACcttgtgtctgtctctctctgtctctctctctcacacacacacacacacacacatacacaggaaaaaaaaaaagggacaaggAGTCTTAGATTCCTCTGCCTGGCTCTCCTTCCTCAGTCACAGGAGTCCCGGTCCCCAGCCCGTCCCTGCAGGACTCAGACATCCCTGCAGTCCTTTTTCCCTGCTGAGGGTGTGGGCCTCACCAGCATAGGCGCTGACACACTTGGAGAGCACACTGAGGGGCAGCAGGGGGTCCATGAGGCTCAGCAGACGGGAGGGAGAGGCGGCAGGCTGCAGCATTGTGGCCGGGTAGGCTGCCATGATGCCATCTGGCACCCGCACCCCGTAGGCTGCTGCCCGAAGAGCCACGGTGAAGCAGAGGTTCCCACCTGCACTGTCCCCCGCAAGGCAGATTCGTTCCCCTGTTGAGCCTGGTTTGGGAGAGGGGTGGTTGGTGGCAacctggcaggggcaggggcctggggagggagggcagggaggaacTCAAGCGGGGAGAACTGGGCTCTCCAAGGTGGGGTGTGGGGCACTCCAAGGCCTAGCAGACTGCAGTTTTAGAGACTGGCAGACTAAGGCACAGATTTGGGCTCACATGGTAGACAGAGGGTCAGGATGACTCAGGACCTGGAGAGGCCCAGGGAAGGCCTGGGAAAGTCTGTCGGGGCTGGAGGTTGGGAGCAGGGAGGGCAGGTGGTGGGAAAGGGGAGTTGAGCTCAGGTCTGTTGCAGGAGGGGGGCCTCAGAGGGTGGGAATGGAAGGTCAGGGTTCAGGCTCAGCACAGAGGGGCTGGGCTGCAGGCTCTGTGCCCTGGGGCATGGCCACacactgctctgtgcctcagtgtcctcccaAGATGCTGATCTTTGAAGAGGGAGGTCAGAGAAGCTGGACTGTGGGCCAGGAGCCTGGCAGGACAGGAGAACAGGGCCTGGAGCTATCATAGGGGGAAGACAGAGGCCCGAGGAGACAGGATGGTGGATGAGAAGTGGAAGTGGAGATGGAGAGTCTGGGTGCCACAGTCGAGGACAGAGGATAAAGTGGCTGAGGCGGAAGACTGGGCAGGACCTGGGTGAGCAGGAGCTGGGAGGTGTCGGgggaagagaaaggcagagggtgaggctgaggctggaggagctTAAAGCAGGCTGGGTGGGATGGGAGCAGGCGCAGGTGGCTGTTGGGGCCTAAGGCTCACCAAGGAGGGTGCAGTGCTTGATGGCCCAGCAGTAGGCGAAGAAGCACTCCTCCAGTGCACGGGGGAAGGGGGCCTCGGGGGCCAGGGAGTAGTCGATGGAGACGATGGGGGCGCCCAGCTCCTGGGCCCAGCTCTTGAGGTAGGGCTCGTGGGATTTGGAGGTCTGGGCCACGAAGCCACCGCCGTGGAAGTGCACTATCAGGGACTGCGAGCGGGGTGCCTGCTGGGGGCGCGGCCACAGCTCCAGGCTCCGTTGGCCGTTGGACTTTACCAGGCTGCTGAGCTCCTCACTGTCCTGGGGGTGAGGAGGGAGACGGTGTGTGAGGTTGGGGAGAGCTGGCCAGGGCTGCACCCGTCCACGGGGATGCCAAGGTGGGGGCTGCCCACGCTTCTCGGGTCTGTCCCTGTCCCTGACTGAGGCTGGAACCCTACCTGTCCTTCACGCAGGTCGTAGGAGATGAGCCTGACGAGGACGGGCCCAGGGCCCGTGTGGGCCAGTGGGGGTGAGATGGTGACTGTGAGCGTGGGGTTGGCAGTCAGCGGCATCTCAAAGGCTTCAGGTGGCAGGCTGAGCAGGCGGCTTACCCTCACGGTGGCcgatgccatgttggccagagacTGGAGGGAGGGGACAGAAGGGGTGCTGGGGAGGGTCTGCCTACAGGGGTGCCCTTCACCTCTCCCTCTGATCCCCAGTCTTTGCCCTTGTGTGCCATCCCTGGGCCTGGAGCCCCACAGAGACCTACTGTGGCCTCAGATGagtttctgggcctcagtgtccccatctgtaACAGGCCCTCACCGATAGCACTTCCATCTCGGTGATGTTCCAGAAGGCTTTCCAGAAGTGCACATCCAGGTTCTGTATGATCCGCTCAAACTCAGCCCCACGCAGCTCAGGGTCGATGGCAAAGCGGCCGCTGGTGAAGAGAGAGCTGGCGGCCACACCTGGGGGTCGGAAGGGGTGTCAGGGAGCCCCACTGGGTCAGGCTGCTTGGGCAGGAATGGGGAGGAGGGCCAGGAGAGTAGGCTGCAAGTAGAACCCGGCCGGGACTCACTGAGGCCTGTCTCGTTGCGTTTGTAGTGCTCCCCGAAGGACACCAGCCCAATGGAGATGGTCTGCAGGAATGGCCGGATGGCAGGCGTGAACTGTGGAGAGACGCAGCTGCGTCACCCACCGCTCAagagagggatggggagagggcaGGAGCGAGGCGCAGGGATGTGCGGGGAAGACACATTCATTCAGTAAACGTTTCATGAgctcctactgtgtgctgggcataGCTCTCGCCTGGTTCACGGACCTGATGTTCTCAAAGGGAAAACAAATGATCAGCATATAAACAAAGCCATGCGCAGTATCATGACAAGGAATGACGAAtggtttgaaaaacaaaaaggcagtaGGTGGAGAGGACACGAGTGATGACTAGGGGTCAGGCTACTTAGTGGGTCTCGGAGGAGAGATCTGACTGAAGCGAGGGGAGGGTGTTCCCTGCACAAGGCACAGAGAGCGTGAAGGCTTAAAGATGAgctcacaggaggctgaggcaggagaactgcttgaacccgggaggcagaggttgcagtgagtggagatcacaccactgcactccagcctgggtgacagagtgagactctgtctcaaaaaaaaaaggtgaactcATGCTTGGTGCTTGACCTGGGTAGTGAGACCCAGGGGGCTAGTGTGGCTGAAGCAGAGTGAGcggtggggagaggggcaggcAGTGACGTTGGAGAGGCAAAGGGGGCTCATGTAGGGCCTGGGCAGAGGAATTTGGATTTCATTCTCAGTGCGGGGTGGTGCCACTGGTAGGCTGTGTGGTGGGGAGTAGGATGGTGCAGGGACTTCCTGAAAGTCAGAGAGAGGATGGATGGGGAGAGGAGGCAACTGGAAGACAGGAACAGGGAGATAGCCAGAGACAGCCCCCGAGGCACAGGGACCTGAGGCAAAAGGACAGCCAGAGAGGGAGACTGAGGCCTAGACATGGGACCAGCCGGCCACCACAGGGGGAGGGGGAGACAGCGTCTGACAGAGCAGACACGCAGTTAAGGAAAGACAGTGgggtccgggcgcggtggctcatgcctgtaaactcagcactttgggaggctgaggtgggtggatcacttgaggtcaggagtttgagaccagcctggccaacatagcgaaaccccatctctactaaacgaaaaaaaagaaaaaaaaaaagacaagacaatgGGGACACAGGATTAGAAGAAATGGAGccacaggaggccaaggcaagggatTGGTGGGTTCTTCTGTTCACTCTATACTGGCCAAGGTCCTGCTGCATGCTAGACACCGGGCTGGAGCAGTGACCAAGTCAGGGGAGGCCTCTGCCCTCCCGGGGACTGACATTTTAAAGGGGAGACTGCCCTGCACCAAGGCAGAGCTGGGCCCTGCCCCTGGCTGGGTGCCCAGTAGGCCAGAGGGCACCTGAGTGCCTGGCTACTGTGGCTGGGATGCTGGTTCGGGCAGCCCCGGGATCTCTTTCTCATGACACTAGGGTCACGGCTGGGACACAGGGAGGAGCTGGCTGGCCTGGCTGGGCTGATCAATACTTGTGGGTTCAGCCCTGGTGAGGGGAGGTTTCCAGGAATGCCTGGGCTGGGTTGCTGAGGATAGCCTAGCCCGCAGGGAAGCCTGGAgatgtggggtgggagggggaggctgaggtgtggggaggcccagagagggccagAAGGACTACAGGGTCACATGGCTCCAGATCCCTCCCTGAGGGTTCTCAAACTCAAGTGACTTCAGGGGCCAGACAGGTAACAAAGAGTGAATGCATCTCCTGCGTGTAGGACAATAGAGAGTAGTGGATACCCTGGTGAAAAAAGCTCTGCAAGTTGCATTTCTTACTACTCGGCAGATATGACCTAGGGACCATGAGTTTGAGACCCCTGGTGCAGCTCTGTCTGAGCTCCAGCCAACTTCCCCTTTCTGTACCTGCTGTTTGCTGAGTCCAGTAATGCTGACCACTGGTTACTTTACCGTACTATAGGCCAGGCCAGGGGCTACCAGGTGCCTTCATTGTGGGCCCAGAGGGGCACGGGGCAGGGGGCTCACCTGGAAGCCCAGGCAGCGGCCATAGAAGCATCCCTTATGCAGCGTGACATACTCCCGGAGGAAGTCGGCGGTGAGCCCCTCGTCGCCCTCAAAGAAGAGCACCCCCGGCTGATTGGTAACCAGCAGGCGCTGGGCGTAGTAGACCAGAGCGCGGAGCTGGGTGAGGGCAGCTAGGTAGGCCTCCAGCTCGGCCAGGTTGTGGCTAGTGCGGAAGAAGATGCTGCGGCGGTTGGAGGCCACATAGCGGGATTTGTGCAGGAGGTGCGCCAGGCAGCAGCGGGCTGTGTGCACCAGGCTGCGGTACCCATTGGCCGGTGTCTCTGG is part of the Nomascus leucogenys isolate Asia chromosome 17, Asia_NLE_v1, whole genome shotgun sequence genome and encodes:
- the LIPE gene encoding hormone-sensitive lipase isoform X3, with translation MKPGRSVSPVREITMEPGSKSASRPDWQPEPHQRPITQPEPGPEKTPIAQPESKTLQGSNTQREPASNQRPLTQQETPAQHDADSQKEPRAQQKSASQEEFLAPQKPAPQQSPHIQRVLLTQQEAASQQAPGLGKESTTQQEPALRQRHVAQPGPGPGEPPPAQQEAESTPAAQAKPGAKREPSAPTESTSQETPEQSDKQTTPVQGAKSKQGSLTELGFLTKLQELSIQRSALEWKALSEWVTDSESESDVGSSSDTDSPATMGGMVAQGVKLGFKRKSGYKVMSGHGGTSLHEKTSARNHRHYQDTASRLIHNMDLRTMTQSLVTLAEDNIAFFSSQGPGETAQRLSGVFAGVREQALGLEPALGRLLGVAHLFDLDPETPANGYRSLVHTARCCLAHLLHKSRYVASNRRSIFFRTSHNLAELEAYLAALTQLRALVYYAQRLLVTNQPGVLFFEGDEGLTADFLREYVTLHKGCFYGRCLGFQFTPAIRPFLQTISIGLVSFGEHYKRNETGLSVAASSLFTSGRFAIDPELRGAEFERIIQNLDVHFWKAFWNITEMEVLSSLANMASATVRVSRLLSLPPEAFEMPLTANPTLTVTISPPLAHTGPGPVLVRLISYDLREGQDSEELSSLVKSNGQRSLELWPRPQQAPRSQSLIVHFHGGGFVAQTSKSHEPYLKSWAQELGAPIVSIDYSLAPEAPFPRALEECFFAYCWAIKHCTLLGSTGERICLAGDSAGGNLCFTVALRAAAYGVRVPDGIMAAYPATMLQPAASPSRLLSLMDPLLPLSVLSKCVSAYAGAKTEDHSNSDQKALGMMGLVRRDTALLLRDFRLGASSWLNSFLELSGRKSQKMSEPIAGVRAGPHAG